In a single window of the Thermus amyloliquefaciens genome:
- the leuB gene encoding 3-isopropylmalate dehydrogenase produces MRVAVLPGDGIGPEVTEAALKVLKALDEAHGLGLSYQVYPFGGAAIDAHGEPFPEATRKGVEAAEAVLLGSVGGPRWDHLPRRIRPETGLLALRKSQDLFANLRPAKVFPGLERLSPLKEEVARGVDVLIVRELTGGIYFGEPRGMSEAEAWNTERYSKPEVERVAKVAFEAARKRRRHLTSVDKANVLEVGEFWRKTVEEVGQGYPDVALEHQYVDAMAMHLVRNPARFDVVVTGNIFGDILSDLASVLPGSLGLLPSASLGRGTPVFEPVHGSAPDIAGKGIANPTAAILSAAMMLEHAFGLVELARRVEEAVAQALLETPPPDLGGSAGTEAFTQEVLRRLK; encoded by the coding sequence ATGAGGGTGGCGGTGCTTCCGGGGGACGGGATCGGCCCCGAGGTGACGGAGGCGGCCCTAAAGGTCCTAAAGGCCCTGGACGAGGCCCATGGCCTGGGCCTGAGTTACCAGGTTTACCCCTTTGGCGGGGCCGCCATTGACGCCCATGGGGAACCCTTTCCTGAGGCGACCCGGAAGGGGGTGGAGGCGGCGGAGGCCGTCCTCCTGGGGAGCGTGGGGGGGCCCAGGTGGGACCACCTTCCCCGTAGGATCCGCCCGGAAACGGGGCTCCTGGCCCTGAGGAAGAGCCAGGACCTCTTCGCCAACCTGCGCCCGGCCAAGGTCTTCCCCGGGCTGGAGAGGCTTTCCCCCCTAAAGGAGGAGGTGGCCCGGGGGGTGGACGTGCTCATCGTCCGGGAGCTCACCGGGGGCATCTACTTCGGGGAGCCCAGGGGCATGTCCGAGGCCGAGGCCTGGAACACGGAGCGCTACAGCAAGCCGGAGGTGGAGCGGGTGGCCAAGGTGGCCTTTGAGGCCGCAAGAAAGCGCAGGAGGCACCTCACCAGCGTGGACAAGGCCAACGTCCTCGAGGTGGGGGAGTTCTGGCGGAAGACGGTGGAGGAGGTGGGCCAGGGCTATCCCGATGTGGCCTTGGAGCACCAGTACGTGGACGCCATGGCCATGCACCTGGTGAGGAACCCCGCCCGCTTTGACGTGGTGGTGACGGGGAACATCTTCGGGGACATCCTCTCCGACCTGGCCTCGGTGCTTCCCGGCTCCCTGGGGCTTCTCCCCTCCGCCTCCTTGGGGCGGGGCACCCCGGTCTTTGAGCCGGTGCACGGCTCCGCCCCGGACATCGCCGGCAAGGGCATCGCCAACCCCACCGCCGCCATCCTCTCCGCCGCCATGATGCTGGAGCACGCCTTTGGCCTGGTGGAGCTGGCAAGGAGGGTGGAGGAGGCCGTGGCCCAGGCCCTCCTGGAAACCCCCCCGCCGGACCTGGGGGGAAGCGCGGGGACGGAGGCCTTCACCCA